From a region of the Nyctibius grandis isolate bNycGra1 chromosome 10, bNycGra1.pri, whole genome shotgun sequence genome:
- the LOC137668274 gene encoding pancreatic secretory trypsin inhibitor-like, with protein MKATGVFLLLSLALCFYQGNAGIDGAAEEGTEAACGNYDLGGGCTRIFDPVCGTDNKLYGNECLLCVHNRQRNTNVRIKNRGMCQNPSPRFAQK; from the exons ATGAAGGCAACTggtgttttcctcctcctctccctggcaCTCTGCTTCTACCAAG GTAACGCTGGGATAGATGGAGCTGCTGAAGAAGGAACAGAG GCAGCTTGTGGCAATTATGACCTAGGAGGAGGTTGTACAAGGATCTTTGACCCCGTCTGTGGAACGGACAACAAACTATACGGCAATGAGTGTCTGTTGTGCGTTCACAACCG GCAAAGAAACACTAATGTGCGCATAAAGAACAGGGGAATGTGCCAAAACCCCTCTCCGCGCTTCGCTCAGAAGTAA